A single window of Manduca sexta isolate Smith_Timp_Sample1 chromosome 15, JHU_Msex_v1.0, whole genome shotgun sequence DNA harbors:
- the LOC115452783 gene encoding vacuolar protein sorting-associated protein 8 homolog has product MDLLKTPSVQSLLDSDLESVESLHCLDIEELDEVEYALPASEAPTLAEVLSTTEEVNDKETSLTTSEPSTCSPLQVDFLQAISQQLIQAQERSWAGAATALSVGTDGKLTVGTAHGHLLSFSDQILRWVCDVNTDRGAVSCLAYNKDSTRLLAGYARGLICQFESVKGTILRRVTLGGDLWGTLRVTWAGTSGLALDTGGSVWLIKFSRPLGVRSARTSCLFSGARGEVVAMAARDARILALATLSRVIVVAGGRAAGMRLNGPPDTLPVLEWAETDDRMLVCARALTLHWLSLNITGSSISLRPVQRVELKYTPLWLGWLGGNLAIFDADENLRLWGDDYDKPLDLSHIELVYASAFFKGHWTDGRVSRAMCTAGVSALGGACVIDGVLYFLGRRGIVRVKPRDVLTRAQALLSYGRHLQALKLLCSTEGVDSTDLAKQFVLNISERPHVLNNKQVADQTVMMCLKFNLRDELWGILWDQCSNEKAFVEALGDAAVRGELDSALPSPDLTQALIERLADFEPSLVERVLASLPLTAIDPHRASVFTREKGLWRGVGAIAAALGGSAGAMQELSAHTRARCGAERPGACSCAGAALVLAAADALAGRAAAGRPLPDHAQPSARHDALRALLAIPQGEAEARSPLRVLVQHEAGAAVRLLEQSAREAPFVGPLGKQNRLRVARALLAFARDLPDASDRTEILEFLSGQINMGSLPPDQEVIKDLQDLAARTPGERADRAWVSLLTHTKTQLNIQSISTELTHRPRVTWRINAMRNQHDDTIKDFFKIDSPSNKDFDEFFEYLRPRIEASDDPTSYIQPHLSKLIELRPKAMAILLGQNISNLFASILTSLANQSAIEFGDTLREMGKLRGDTASAHLRNLCTLNPSQVRSFLLENPGILRPEDALAIVRENGPQDAVPICLEAAGDASEALDALLRLAASSDQDAAARYKVEAGELCARVSPTVPPNVAADMWTRLFRSAGGAPPALLLEAITYLPVDETLGRTCETPEVALAILACAVSRHRGWKCAARIAGREAHEALARALVAAGRGVAVRGRCVRCDGALAHKAPVLTTHCARAVHAECGREVRCARCGQRTPEATAALPRAPRCASPAHATPPQDFALVLAAPPIPDLEGNV; this is encoded by the exons atggACCTTTTAAAAACACCGTCAGTGCAATCGCTACTGGATTCTGATTTAGAATCAGTTGAAAGTTTACATTGTTTAGATATAGAAGag TTGGATGAAGTTGAGTATGCGTTACCAGCTAGTGAAGCACCTACATTAGCGGAAGTGTTATCGACGACGGAGGAGGTAAATGATAAGGAAACATCTCTAACCACCAGTGAACCCTCAACCTGTTCACCACTACAAGTCGACTTCCTACAAGCAATATCACAGCAACTGATACAGGCACAA gaaAGATCATGGGCTGGCGCTGCTACAGCACTCAGCGTGGGAACAGATGGAAAATTAACTGTCGGGACCGCACACGGGCACCTTCTATCATTCTCGGATCAAATTCTTAGATGGGTGTGTGATGTAAATACTGACAGAGGTGCGGTGTCGTGTTTAGCTTATAATAAAGATTCCACAAGGCTACTAGCAGGATATGCAAGAGGTCTTATCTGCCAGTTCGAGAGTGTGAAGGGGACAATTTTGCGACGAGTTACACTTGGGGGTGACCTGTGGGGTACCTTGCGGGTGACATGGGCAGGCACGTCCGGTCTCGCGCTCGACACCGGTGGCTCAGTGTGGCTGATAAAGTTTTCACGGCCGCTGGGAGTACGCTCCGCTCGAACCTCATGTCTGTTCTCTGGCGCTCGAGGCGAGGTGGTCGCTATGGCCGCTCGCGATGCTCGTATTCTGGCCCTGGCGACACTTTCACGAGTGATTGTAGTGGCCGGGGGCAGAGCTGCTGGCATGCGACTCAACGGTCCGCCGGACACTCTTCCCGTCTTAGAGTGGGCGGAAACTGACGACCGGATGTTAGTGTGCGCGCGTGCTTTAACACTACACTGGCTGTCATTAAATATAACTGGTTCTTCAATATCACTCAGACCTGTGCAAAGAGTTGAACTGAAATACACCCCACTGTGGTTGGGCTGGCTCGGCGGAAATCTTGCTATCTTTGATGCTGATGAAAATTTACGGCTATGGGGAGATGATTACGACAAACCTCTAGACCTCTCACATATAGAACTTGTTTACGCATCTGCTTTTTTTAAG GGACACTGGACAGATGGCCGAGTTTCAAGAGCTATGTGCACCGCTGGCGTAAGCGCTTTGGGCGGTGCCTGTGTCATTGATGGGGTCCTATACTTTCTTGGTCGGCGAGGAATAGTTCGTGTGAAACCAAGGGATGTACTCACTAGAGCCCAAGCCCTTTTGTCGTATGGGCGACATCTACAAGCCTTAAAGTTGCTATGCTCGACGGAAGGGGTCGATTCGACAGACCTTGCAAAACAGTTCGTACTAAATATATCAGAAAGGCCGCATGTGCTTAACAATAAACAAGTAGCGGACCAAACTGTCATGATGTGCTTAAAATTTAATCTTAG AGATGAATTATGGGGTATTTTATGGGATCAGTGTTCGAATGAAAAAGCTTTCGTCGAGGCCCTAGGCGATGCCGCAGTTCGCGGGGAGCTGGACAGCGCTCTTCCTTCGCCAGATTTAACGCAG GCGTTGATTGAGCGCTTGGCGGATTTCGAGCCGTCTTTGGTAGAAAGAGTTCTCGCGTCACTTCCTCTGACAGCCATCGATCCGCATCGCGCGAGTGTCTTCACGAGGGAGAAGGGCTTGTGGCGAGGGGTCGGCGCCATCGCTGCCGCGCTAG GTGGGAGCGCGGGCGCCATGCAGGAGCTGTCGGCGCACACGCGGGCGCGCTGCGGCGCGGAGCGGCCCGGCGCCTGCtcctgcgccggcgccgcgctcGTGCTGGCCGCCGCCGACGCGCTGGCgggccgcgccgccgccggccGCCCGCTGCCCGACCACGCGCAGCCCTCCGCGCGGCACGACGCGTTGCGCGCATTGCTTGCAATACCGCAG GGCGAGGCGGAGGCGCGGTCGCCGCTGCGCGTGCTGGTGCAGCACGAGGCGGGCGCGGCGGTGCGCCTGCTGGAGCAGAGCGCGCGCGAGGCGCCGTTCGTGGGGCCGCTCGGGAAGCAGAACCGGCTGCGCGTCGCACGAGCTCTGCTGGCCTTCGCTCGAGACTTACCC GACGCTTCAGACCGTACCGAAATCCTGGAATTCCTTTCGGGGCAAATAAACATGGGATCATTACCTCCTGACCAAGAAGTCATTAAGGATCTACAAGACCTCGCTGCTAGAACTCCAGGCGAACGCGCCGATCGCGCGTGGGTCTCTCTACTAACACATACTAAAACCCAACTTAATATACAAAGCATTTCGACTGAACTCACACATCGCCCACGTGTCACTTGGCGAATAAATGCTATGCGTAACCAACACGATGATactataaaagatttttttaaaatagattcacCATCAAATAAGGATTTTGATGAATTTTTTGAATACCTCAGACCGCGTATTGAGGCTTCCGACGACCCGACTAGTTACATCCAACCACATCTCTCAAAACTCATTGAACTTCGCCCGAAGGCGATGGCAATCTTGTTAGGCCAAAACATCTCTAATTTATTTGCTTCAATATTGACTTCATTGGCAAACCAGTCTGCTATAGAATTTGGTGACACATTAAGAGAAATGGGTAAACTACGTGGTGACACAGCATCAGCGCACTTGCGAAATTTATGTACTTTAAATCCGAGCCAAGTCCGCAGTTTTCTCTTGGAGAACCCCGGAATCCTGCGTCCAGAAGATGCTCTAGCTATCGTTCGTGAGAACGGCCCTCAAGACGCTGTACCTATTTGTCTCGAAGCCGCTGGTGACGCGAGTGAAGCGCTGGACGCTCTTTTACGACTAGCTGCTTCCAGCGACCAAGACGCCGCTGCGCGATACAAGGTCGAGGCTGGCGAGTTGTGTGCACGCGTGTCCCCCACCGTGCCTCCGAATGTCGCCGCTGATATGTGGACTAGACTATTTCGGAGCGCTGGAGGCGCACCACCTGCGTTGCTTTTAGAAGCAATCACATACTTGCCCGTCGACGAAACACTCGGAAGGACCTGCGAAACACCAGAAGTGGCTCTGGCAATCTTGGCGTGCGCGGTAAGCAGGCACAGAGGATGGAAATGTGCAGCCAGGATTGCCGGTCGCGAGGCACACGAGGCCCTCGCTCGCGCGCTCGTGGCAGCGGGCAGAGGCGTCGCGGTGCGAGGCCGCTGCGTGCGGTGCGACGGGGCGCTGGCGCACAAGGCGCCCGTGCTGACGACGCACTGCGCACGCGCGGTGCACGCGGAGTGCGGGCGCGAGGTGCGGTGCGCGCGCTGCGGGCAGCGCACGCCGGAAGCGACGGCGGCGCTcccgcgcgcgccgcgctgcgcctcGCCCGCACATGCCACTCCACCGCAAGACTTCGCGCTTGTACTTGCTGCGCCACCAATACCTGACCTTGAAggaaatgtataa